In a genomic window of Quercus lobata isolate SW786 chromosome 4, ValleyOak3.0 Primary Assembly, whole genome shotgun sequence:
- the LOC115985299 gene encoding uncharacterized protein LOC115985299: MVVKSKVVFEHVRDLDDVFEILRRHKLRLNASKCSFGVGLGKVLGYMVTHKGIKVSLDQIRAVNSLQPPRNLKEVQKLTGMIVTLNCFISQLADRCRPFFLLLNKWKGFEWNEECALAFQQLKEYLSRPPIMSNPTVNEVLFAYIVVASHAVSLVLIRMDNGVQRLVYYAHTVIILTQLLLRSILRSADYTRRIAKWGTILGAFDIKYMPRTSMKGQVLADLVAEFAEPLLEEEVGVQGMDEKLVSAISLPGPTCWKVYVDGTANQRGSRMGLILVSPKRVTIKKSLRLGFSATNNEVEEGMSMVQKLGGKAINMFSDSRLIIGQVNGELEARDERMQEYLDQTKSLRSRFDSFSLLHIIRSGNTHADSLATLATSSAQFLPRVILMEDLYKPSVTKREVVHVHHVRVGPN; encoded by the exons atggtggtaaagagtaaagtggtgttcGAACACGTGAGAGACCTCGACGATGTCTTTGAAATTCTGAGGAGACACAAGTTGCGTCTCAACGcgtccaaatgttcatttggggtaGGATTAGGAAAAGTtttgggctatatggtgacccaCAAGGGAATTAAGGTCAGTCTCGATCAAATTAGGGCTGTCAACAGTTTGCAGCCACCTCGGAATCTtaaggaggtccaaaagcttaCCGGCATGATTGTTACCTTAAACTGTTTTATTTCTCAGTTGGCGGATAGGTGCAGACCTTTCTTCCTCTTGTtgaataaatggaagggatttgaatggaaTGAAGAATGTGCTTTGGCcttccaacaacttaaagagTATCTGTCTAGGCCACCAATCATGTCCAATCCTACGGTCAACGAAGTCTTGTTCGCCTACATTGTTGTGGCCTCTCATGCAGTAAGCCTAGTGCTGATACGAATGGACAACGGTGTACAACGATTAgtctattac GCGCACACAGTTATTATTCTAACACAACTCCTGCTCAGGTCCATACTTCGGAGTGCTGATTATACAAGGAGAATTGCTAAGTGGGGCAcaattctaggggcttttgacatcaagtacatgcctcgtacctcCATGAAGGGCCAAGTCCTCGCGGATCTGGTGGCTGAATTTGCTGAACCCTTGCTAGAAGAAGAAGTAGGGGTGCAAGGCATGGACGAAAAATTAGTTAGCGCAATCTCTTTACCAGGGCCCACATGCTGGAAAGTATATGTTGATGGCACAGCAAACCAAAGGGGCTCTAGAATGGGGCTAATTCTGGTTTCCCCTAAAAGGGTTACCATCAAAAAATCACTAAGACTGGGCTTCTCGGCTACGAATAATGAGGTCGAAGAAGGAATGTCCATGGTTCAAAAACTGGGCGGAAAAGCGATAAacatgttctcggactcaagatTGATTATTGGCCAAGTAAATGGGGAGTTAGAAGCAAGGGACGAAAGAATGCAAGAATACTTAGACCAAACTAAATCCCTACGATCACGTTTCGATTCTTTTAGCTTACTGCACATCATTAGGAGTGGAAACACACATGCCGACTCTTTGGCCACgcttgccacctcctcggctcaaTTTTTACCTCGGGTCATCCTTATGGAAGATTTATACAAACCTTCAGTGACGAAAAGAGAAGTGGTCCATGTCCACCATGTCAGAGTGGGACCCAACTAG
- the LOC115985297 gene encoding F-box protein At3g08750-like: MRESRPQPLILQWRKNHLPYDIVLNILERLPVKSVIRFRFVCKFWDSLITTPYFISTHLNFNNKESHDNANGYVIHMGSSRSSDRQVCTVALDRTFDRISEVQIPIDISLDSVRMVGSCNGLLCFAKHGSRKAIYFCNPSIRKFKTLPEPCLGHLKHVSVGFAYHSENNDYKVVRISSSPWMSIVSLPEIEVYTLSSDSWRSIGIEFATNVIVYDYNCRLTIPLVSGALHWLAHIKEGEEKQGIDIIMAFDVNTEKFRKLAAFPHVFIETNPCDRYLTSFKRKLAFITFGSSEQPGSPCSIWVMMEYGVVESWIKLSVIPFERVPRCIAFTEYGSLLIWSSNDQVENQGSKFVSFDAETLHKKDLDIQYTSFAATFVESLVLLDEANVICY; encoded by the coding sequence ATGAGAGAAAGTCGTCCACAACCACTGATTCTCCAATGGAGGAAGAACCATCTTCCGTATGACATTGTACTGAACATCCTGGAAAGACTACCCGTGAAATCAGTGATAAGATTCAGGTTTGTTTGCAAATTCTGGGACTCTTTAATCACCACCCCATATTTCATCTCCACCCACCTTAATTTCAACAACAAAGAGTCCCATGATAATGCTAATGGTTATGTCATACACATGGGTTCTTCTCGGTCTTCTGACAGACAAGTCTGTACGGTTGCTTTAGACCGCACGTTTGATAGGATTTCTGAGGTTCAAATTCCCATAGATATTTCTCTTGATTCTGTCCGAATGGTCGGTTCCTGCAATGGCTTATTGTGTTTCGCTAAGCATGGTTCCCGTAAAGCTATATATTTTTGCAATCCTAGCATTAGAAAATTCAAGACTTTGCCTGAACCTTGCTTAGGCCATTTAAAACATGTTTCAGTTGGATTCGCTTATCATTCTGAGAATAATGACTACAAGGTTGTGAGGATTTCATCTTCTCCTTGGATGTCAATTGTCTCTCTGCCTGAGATTGAGGTGTACACATTAAGTTCGGATTCATGGAGAAGCATTGGAATCGAGTTCGCAACCAATGTTATAGTCTATGATTATAATTGTCGTTTGACAATCCCATTGGTTAGTGGAGCTTTGCACTGGCTGGCACATATCAAAGAAGGAGAAGAGAAGCAGGGCATTGATATTATTATGGCATTTGATGTCAATACTGAGAAATTCAGAAAGCTAGCAGCATTTCCTCATGTTTTTATCGAGACAAATCCTTGTGACAGATACCTTACATCATTCAAAAGGAAACTGGCTTTCATTACATTTGGAAGTAGTGAACAACCTGGCTCCCCGTGCTCCATATGGGTTATGATGGAGTATGGTGTGGTTGAGTCTTGGATTAAACTTTCTGTTATACCGTTTGAAAGAGTACCTCGTTGCATTGCCTTTACCGAGTACGGTTCACTTCTGATTTGGTCCAGCAACGATCAAGTAGAGAATCAGGGATCTAAGTTTGTTTCATTTGATGCTGAAACTCTACATAAGAAGGATCTTGATATACAATATACATCATTTGCAGCTACTTTCGTGGAGAGCCTTGTTTTACTTGATGAAGCAAACGTGATATGCTACTAA
- the LOC115985298 gene encoding F-box/kelch-repeat protein At3g06240-like, with translation MSEPRGQPPILRRRKNHVPDDIVLNNILTRVPVKSLMRFRIYETGIPSDFGLVKIVGSCNGLLCLTGFNPSNDKYSCPHPSIDIYLWNLSIRKFKKLPDTCLGQLRCVKLGFAYHSENNDYKVVRISLSPLSGHEIEVYTLSSDSWRRYEILLPTNVLILDISFYYPLVSGDLHWMAYINGENRRTETIMAFDVNSEKFRKLELPDNSMISNDRCLALFKGKLAYIECGRIQPCGFIQYSIWVMREYGVVESWHKIFVVPFLQVTSCIAFTEYGSLLVWCIDHQVKNKEFKFLLIDTENLHEKELDIQFPSIVTNFMDSLVLLDGANMVSY, from the exons ATGAGTGAACCGCGTGGACAACCACCAATTCTTCGACGGAGGAAGAACCATGTCCCAGATGACATCGTACTCAACAACATCCTTACAAGGGTACCGGTGAAATCATTGATGAGATTCAG GATTTATGAGACTGGAATTCCTTCTGATTTTGGGCTTGTCAAAATAGTCGGTTCCTGCAATGGCTTATTGTGTCTCACTGGTTTTAATCCCAGTAATGATAAATATTCGTGTCCTCATCCCAgtattgatatatatttgtGGAACCTCAGcattagaaaattcaagaaattgcCTGATACTTGCTTAGGACAGTTAAGGTGTGTTAAACTCGGATTTGCTTATCATTCTGAGAATAATGACTACAAGGTTGTCAGGATTTCATTATCTCCTTTGTCTGGACATGAGATTGAGGTGTACACGTTAAGTTCGGATTCATGGAGAAGGTATGAAATTTTGTTACCAACCAATGTATTGATCTTGGATATAAGTTTTTATTACCCATTGGTTAGTGGAGATTTGCACTGGATGGCATATATTAATGGAGAGAATCGCAGGACAGAAACTATTATGGCATTTGATGTCAATAGTGAGAAATTCAGAAAGCTAGAACTGCCTGATAATTCTATGATTTCTAATGATAGATGTCTTGCATTATTCAAAGGGAAATTGGCTTACATTGAATGTGGACGTATTCAACCATGTGGCTTCATCCAATACTCCATATGGGTGATGAGGGAGTATGGTGTGGTTGAGTCTTGgcataaaatttttgttgtaccATTTCTCCAAGTAACTTCTTGCATTGCCTTTACTGAGTATGGTTCACTTCTGGTTTGGTGCATCGATCATCAAGTAAAGAACAAGGAATTTAAGTTTCTTTTAATTGACACTGAAAATCTACATGAGAAGGAACTTGATATCCAATTTCCTTCAATCGTAACTAATTTCATGGACAGCCTTGTTTTACTTGATGGAGCAAACATGGTATCTTACTAA